One window of the Halococcus agarilyticus genome contains the following:
- a CDS encoding ABC transporter permease: protein MATDHARGESVDLFDRLRRHRYVGLVFNIAPASVWLVAFFLVPLAVMFYYSFGTRGAFGVVLLDAANLGLQQYVTFFIPDDASVLEAAWYTVGWLFGQFVPFVPNVAGGTPTPYVQLLFKSLYFGVITTVFALAMGYPLAYFVARKTPSGYQNLLVALVVLPYWASYLVRIYAIKILLARGGLVDSLLTTLGIADNVTLLYSDIAVGTGLIYVYVPFMILPVYASLEQFDPTLEEAAMDLGADRLDAFRKVTLPLSLPGVIAGSILVFIPAVGTYVIPELLGGTSTATIGEFIASQFGAAGNWPLGAAAAFVLMVIMFGALWAYQTWAGGDFL, encoded by the coding sequence ATGGCAACTGATCACGCGCGCGGCGAGTCGGTCGACCTGTTCGACCGGCTCCGCCGCCACCGGTACGTCGGGTTGGTGTTCAACATCGCGCCAGCGAGCGTGTGGCTCGTGGCCTTCTTCCTCGTCCCGCTCGCAGTCATGTTCTACTACAGCTTCGGCACCCGCGGGGCGTTCGGGGTGGTGCTCCTCGACGCCGCCAACCTCGGCCTCCAGCAGTACGTGACGTTTTTCATTCCTGACGACGCGTCCGTTCTGGAGGCCGCGTGGTACACCGTCGGCTGGCTGTTCGGCCAGTTCGTGCCGTTCGTGCCGAACGTCGCGGGCGGGACGCCGACGCCGTACGTCCAGCTGCTGTTCAAGAGCCTCTACTTCGGCGTGATCACGACGGTCTTCGCGCTTGCGATGGGCTACCCGCTCGCATACTTCGTCGCTCGAAAGACGCCGTCGGGCTATCAGAACCTCCTCGTCGCGCTCGTCGTGCTGCCGTACTGGGCGTCGTACCTCGTCCGGATCTACGCGATCAAGATCCTCCTCGCGAGGGGCGGCCTCGTCGACAGCCTGCTCACCACCCTCGGGATCGCGGACAACGTCACGCTGCTCTACTCCGACATCGCGGTCGGGACCGGCCTCATCTACGTCTACGTCCCGTTCATGATCCTGCCCGTGTACGCGAGCCTCGAACAGTTCGACCCGACCCTGGAGGAGGCCGCGATGGACCTCGGTGCGGACCGTCTCGACGCGTTCCGGAAGGTGACGCTGCCGCTGTCGCTGCCCGGCGTGATCGCCGGCAGCATCCTCGTGTTCATCCCCGCGGTGGGGACGTACGTCATCCCGGAACTGCTCGGCGGGACGAGCACCGCGACCATCGGGGAGTTCATCGCGAGTCAGTTCGGCGCGGCGGGCAACTGGCCGCTCGGGGCGGCGGCGGCGTTCGTCCTCATGGTCATCATGTTCGGCGCGCTCTGGGCGTACCAGACGTGGGCCGGGGGTGACTTCCTGTGA
- a CDS encoding ABC transporter permease, translating into MSTTTVSRFKRIRSRLIDRHGGTALGIEAILVYAFLYTPIAVMVALSFNDSRLAIVWQGFTTEWYAALFSGETIARVNPTVAWNALQNSLLIAVVTVVVSTTFGTMLALALNRYEFPGKGLLQGVTYMPLIIPSIVMGISLLLFFNLLGIATGVGTAIVGHIAFDISYVTVIVLARLQSFDRTLEEAAKDLGAREFETFRWVTFPLIKPGIIAGALLGFAMSFDDFVVTFFIIGNENTLPIFFFGMVRQGISPGVNVIATAILVATFGFVALAQWIGGITW; encoded by the coding sequence GTGAGCACCACCACCGTGAGCCGGTTCAAGCGGATCCGATCGCGGCTCATCGACCGCCACGGCGGCACCGCGCTGGGGATCGAGGCGATCCTCGTCTACGCGTTCCTCTACACCCCGATCGCGGTGATGGTCGCGCTCTCCTTTAACGACTCCCGGCTCGCGATCGTCTGGCAGGGCTTTACGACCGAGTGGTACGCGGCGCTGTTCAGCGGCGAGACCATCGCGCGCGTCAACCCCACGGTCGCGTGGAACGCCCTCCAGAACTCCCTCCTGATCGCCGTCGTCACCGTCGTCGTCTCCACGACGTTCGGGACGATGCTCGCGCTCGCGCTGAACCGCTACGAGTTCCCCGGCAAGGGCCTTCTCCAGGGTGTGACCTACATGCCGCTCATCATCCCGAGCATCGTGATGGGGATCTCGCTGCTCCTCTTCTTCAATCTCCTCGGGATCGCCACCGGCGTCGGGACGGCGATCGTCGGCCACATCGCGTTCGACATCTCCTACGTGACCGTGATCGTGCTCGCGCGCCTCCAGAGCTTCGACCGGACGCTCGAGGAGGCCGCGAAGGACCTCGGCGCGCGGGAGTTCGAGACGTTCCGGTGGGTCACGTTCCCGCTGATCAAGCCGGGGATCATCGCGGGGGCGCTGCTCGGCTTCGCGATGTCGTTCGACGACTTCGTGGTGACGTTCTTCATCATCGGGAACGAGAACACCCTCCCGATCTTCTTCTTCGGGATGGTTCGCCAGGGGATCTCCCCCGGCGTGAACGTCATCGCGACGGCGATCCTCGTGGCGACGTTCGGGTTCGTCGCGCTCGCCCAGTGGATCGGCGGGATCACGTGGTGA
- a CDS encoding polyamine ABC transporter substrate-binding protein, whose product MKGDTTASRRKFLQATGTLGVGSAIALAGCVGSGGGGGSDGGGNTNGGTGGGNISGGGGGTGNNSSVPSGGDASVREEYGLPELDYELENRLNIFQWTDYWPSETVGIFEKAYGVKVNVSNFASNEEMFNKLKAGGSGQFDLIFPSDYMVNILASQDLIQPIDKGKIPTWDNLEERWAKNPSYDPSDKRYSVPYFWGTSGTGWNTNMVDGIGDTPSWDLMWNEEYKGQMTMLNDMRETIGASLKRLGYSLNTKDEAKIEEAKEALIEQKPLLTTYSSVSRDAALQKENASPVHLWNGDAIKAYYAMVEDGEAPIEYFVPKEGGVVWMDTMDITKNASHVNAAYAFMTFLLNAKIAAKNANYVAYGSPNKAAKEYIDDSLLEMKAIYPEQATMDKLEFIENIGQATQTYSQAWTEIQNA is encoded by the coding sequence ATGAAAGGAGATACCACAGCGTCCCGTCGGAAATTCCTCCAAGCAACCGGCACGCTCGGCGTCGGCTCCGCCATCGCACTCGCGGGCTGCGTCGGCAGCGGTGGCGGAGGCGGGAGTGACGGCGGCGGGAACACCAACGGGGGCACTGGCGGCGGGAACATCAGCGGCGGGGGCGGCGGAACGGGAAACAACAGTAGCGTTCCGTCGGGCGGTGACGCGTCGGTTCGCGAGGAGTACGGGCTCCCCGAACTCGACTACGAGCTGGAGAACAGACTCAATATCTTCCAGTGGACCGACTACTGGCCCTCGGAGACGGTGGGGATCTTCGAGAAGGCCTACGGGGTGAAGGTGAACGTCTCGAACTTCGCGTCGAACGAGGAGATGTTCAACAAGCTCAAGGCCGGTGGCTCCGGCCAGTTCGACCTCATCTTCCCGTCGGACTACATGGTGAACATCCTCGCGTCCCAGGACCTGATCCAGCCGATCGACAAGGGAAAGATCCCGACGTGGGACAACCTCGAAGAGCGGTGGGCGAAGAACCCGTCGTACGATCCGAGCGACAAGCGCTACTCGGTTCCGTACTTCTGGGGCACCAGCGGGACGGGCTGGAACACGAACATGGTCGACGGCATCGGCGACACGCCCTCGTGGGACCTGATGTGGAACGAGGAGTACAAGGGGCAGATGACGATGCTCAACGACATGCGCGAGACCATCGGGGCCTCGCTCAAGCGACTCGGCTACTCGCTGAACACGAAGGACGAGGCCAAGATCGAGGAGGCGAAGGAGGCGCTCATCGAGCAGAAGCCGCTCCTGACGACGTACTCGTCGGTGAGCCGCGACGCGGCGCTCCAGAAGGAGAACGCGAGCCCGGTCCACCTCTGGAACGGCGACGCGATCAAGGCGTACTACGCCATGGTCGAGGACGGCGAGGCACCGATCGAGTACTTCGTCCCGAAGGAGGGCGGCGTCGTGTGGATGGACACGATGGACATCACGAAGAACGCCTCGCACGTCAACGCCGCGTACGCGTTCATGACGTTCCTCCTCAACGCCAAGATTGCCGCGAAGAACGCGAACTACGTCGCGTACGGCAGCCCGAACAAGGCCGCCAAGGAGTACATCGACGACTCCCTGCTGGAGATGAAGGCGATCTACCCCGAACAGGCCACGATGGACAAACTCGAGTTCATCGAGAACATCGGCCAGGCGACCCAGACGTACAGCCAGGCGTGGACCGAGATCCAGAACGCCTAA
- a CDS encoding ABC transporter ATP-binding protein → MTQQDVSLDHVTKRFDDVVAVDDVNFDIEQGKFLTLLGPSGCGKTTTLRCIAGFETPTEGEVAIDGRRVNDLQPFERDTAMVFQSYALFPHMTVGENVAFGLQMQGIPETRTAADGGATATRSGVGTSLRRLVSREDSEEIDTRVSETLELVELPGMEDRDIDQLSGGQQQRVALARALVTEPTVLLLDEPLGALDLKLRKNMQVELKEIQEQLGITFVYVTHDQEEALTMSDEIAVMNDGRLEQLGTATEIYEEPASEFVADFIGETNLVRGEYREDAKGGVIEADGTEYRVPATEGADGTVSFAIRPEKIRLGEEAAGLANRFEAEVIEEIYKGNVGKFTVRLANGRELSLDLQITDRGEYLSAGNDVTVGWKPGNAVVLTR, encoded by the coding sequence ATGACCCAGCAGGACGTCAGCCTCGACCACGTCACGAAGCGCTTCGACGACGTCGTGGCGGTCGACGACGTGAACTTCGATATCGAGCAGGGCAAGTTCCTCACCCTGCTCGGGCCGTCGGGGTGTGGGAAGACCACGACCCTCCGGTGTATCGCGGGGTTCGAGACGCCGACCGAGGGCGAGGTCGCCATCGACGGCCGGCGCGTGAACGACCTCCAGCCGTTCGAGCGCGACACCGCGATGGTGTTCCAGTCCTACGCACTCTTCCCCCACATGACGGTGGGCGAGAACGTCGCGTTCGGCCTCCAGATGCAGGGGATCCCCGAAACGCGGACGGCGGCCGACGGCGGTGCGACCGCCACCCGGAGCGGGGTCGGGACGTCGCTGCGCCGGCTCGTCAGCCGGGAGGACTCCGAGGAGATCGACACGCGGGTCTCGGAGACGCTCGAACTCGTCGAGCTGCCGGGAATGGAGGACCGCGACATCGACCAGCTCTCGGGCGGCCAGCAACAGCGGGTCGCGCTCGCCCGCGCGCTCGTGACCGAGCCCACAGTCCTGTTGCTCGACGAACCCCTCGGGGCGCTCGACCTCAAGCTCCGGAAGAACATGCAGGTCGAGCTGAAGGAGATCCAGGAGCAGCTCGGGATCACGTTCGTCTACGTCACCCACGACCAGGAGGAGGCGCTCACGATGAGCGACGAGATCGCGGTGATGAACGACGGCCGGCTCGAACAGCTCGGGACGGCGACCGAGATCTACGAGGAGCCCGCCTCCGAGTTCGTCGCGGACTTCATCGGCGAGACCAACCTCGTGCGCGGCGAGTACCGAGAGGACGCGAAGGGCGGTGTGATCGAGGCCGACGGCACCGAGTATCGAGTCCCCGCGACCGAGGGGGCCGACGGCACCGTATCGTTCGCCATCCGGCCGGAGAAGATCCGGCTCGGCGAGGAAGCCGCCGGGCTCGCAAACCGGTTCGAGGCCGAGGTGATCGAGGAGATCTACAAGGGCAACGTCGGGAAGTTCACCGTCCGCCTCGCGAACGGCCGGGAGCTCAGTCTCGACCTCCAGATCACCGACCGGGGCGAGTATCTCTCGGCCGGCAACGACGTCACCGTCGGCTGGAAGCCGGGGAACGCGGTCGTCCTCACCAGGTAG
- a CDS encoding amidase has translation MAETSTRMTAAGIARRIRDGDLSPTEVVEAHLDRIHERNARTNAFVTVTDDLARETAAAAERAIDDGEPLGPLHGVPIAIKDLADVEGVRTTDGSLLFADRVADADSPFVARLRSAGAIVVGKTNTPEFGLGTTTDNLLVGPTGTPFDPDRVAGGSSGGAAAALGDSLVPLAPGSDAGGSIRIPASLCGVYGLKPTYGLVPNVTRPNAFADHTPLSHNGPMARTVEDAALSLDVMAGAHPRDPFSIPAQEKYHAAVDRPIDGMKIAYSPEMGTFPVEPAVRETLDDAVSAFERAGATVDEVDPDLGHDQGEIVDAYYTMATVRWQSLFDDLEAQGFDPRGEDRDRVRPYLADLVVDTEEPTVREYKRADVVRTHVFDGLQDCFEEYDLLVTATLGTTAFPHGEEPTRIDGVEIEPLRGWVLTQPYNFTGHPAASVPAGFVDGLPVGMQIAGRRHADATVIAASAAFERQRPWHDRYP, from the coding sequence ATGGCAGAAACCAGTACCCGAATGACCGCTGCCGGTATCGCGAGACGGATCAGGGATGGCGATCTCTCACCGACCGAAGTGGTCGAAGCGCATCTCGACCGCATCCACGAGCGAAACGCGCGGACGAACGCCTTCGTGACGGTGACCGACGACCTCGCCCGCGAGACGGCCGCGGCCGCCGAGCGCGCCATCGACGACGGCGAACCGCTCGGCCCGCTTCACGGCGTCCCGATCGCGATCAAGGACCTCGCCGACGTCGAAGGGGTGCGGACCACGGACGGCTCCCTGCTCTTCGCGGACCGCGTCGCCGACGCCGACTCGCCGTTCGTCGCGCGGCTGAGGAGCGCGGGCGCGATCGTCGTCGGCAAGACCAACACGCCCGAATTCGGACTCGGCACGACGACCGATAATCTGTTAGTGGGGCCGACGGGAACGCCGTTCGATCCCGACCGCGTCGCCGGCGGTTCCTCGGGTGGGGCGGCCGCGGCGCTCGGCGATTCGCTGGTGCCGCTCGCTCCGGGCTCCGACGCGGGCGGTTCGATCCGCATCCCGGCGAGTCTCTGCGGTGTCTACGGACTCAAACCCACCTACGGACTGGTGCCGAACGTCACGCGCCCCAACGCCTTCGCGGACCACACGCCGCTGTCACACAACGGGCCGATGGCCCGCACCGTCGAGGACGCGGCACTCTCGCTCGACGTGATGGCCGGCGCGCATCCACGCGATCCGTTCTCGATACCAGCACAAGAGAAGTACCACGCCGCCGTCGACCGGCCGATCGACGGGATGAAGATCGCCTACAGTCCCGAAATGGGGACCTTCCCCGTCGAGCCGGCGGTCCGGGAGACGCTCGACGACGCCGTCTCGGCGTTCGAGCGGGCCGGTGCGACCGTCGACGAGGTGGACCCAGATCTCGGCCACGACCAGGGTGAGATCGTGGACGCCTACTACACGATGGCCACCGTCCGGTGGCAATCGCTGTTCGACGACCTCGAGGCCCAGGGGTTCGACCCGCGCGGTGAGGACCGCGACCGCGTGCGCCCCTATCTCGCCGATCTCGTCGTGGACACCGAAGAACCGACCGTGCGGGAGTACAAGCGGGCCGACGTGGTTCGGACCCACGTCTTCGACGGGCTACAGGACTGCTTCGAGGAGTACGATCTGCTCGTCACCGCGACGCTCGGAACGACGGCGTTCCCCCACGGCGAGGAGCCAACCCGAATCGACGGCGTCGAGATCGAACCGCTCCGCGGGTGGGTGCTCACACAGCCGTACAACTTCACCGGCCACCCCGCCGCGTCGGTGCCCGCCGGGTTCGTCGACGGACTGCCCGTCGGGATGCAGATCGCCGGCCGACGCCACGCCGACGCCACGGTCATCGCCGCCAGCGCCGCGTTCGAGCGGCAGCGGCCGTGGCACGATCGGTACCCTTGA
- a CDS encoding CoA-acylating methylmalonate-semialdehyde dehydrogenase, with protein MASSETRSTEETVENYVDGAWRTPDSDDGEAVVNPATGESLATVAFSSDGEIDTAVTAGTEAFEEWSRRPVEERIQPLFRLKTLLEEHQEELAEQLTAEHGKTLAEARGELRRGIENVEVACGIPSMMQSGTLANAAPGIDESAVRQPLGVFAAVTPFNFPGMIPLWFLPYAVATGNAFVLKPSERTPLTAKYLFELIDEASFPDGVVQLVHGSQATVEALIDHDDVAGVSFVGSTPVARSVYERAATSGKRVQAQGGAKNHVIVADSADVAFAAEQSISSALACSGERCLANDIALVDRSVHEEYVDHLVRLAGDQVLGDGTAPETDVGPLITAAHEERVRELVETGIEEGADLVYDGRDATAAAGGSTTEGDAVEGDADGNYLGPCIFDGVTPDMTLAREEVFGPVFGVTPVDDLDEALSVLNRSRFGNAASLFTERGGDARRFRHEAEAGNLAVNAGTAAPMAFFHFGGQKDSFFGDLHAQGEDMIQFYTDKTVYIERWPDR; from the coding sequence ATGGCGTCGAGCGAAACGCGTTCCACGGAGGAGACTGTCGAGAACTACGTCGACGGGGCGTGGCGAACGCCCGATAGCGACGACGGCGAGGCGGTCGTGAATCCCGCGACCGGCGAGTCGCTCGCCACGGTCGCGTTCAGCAGCGACGGCGAGATCGACACGGCCGTCACGGCCGGGACCGAGGCGTTCGAGGAGTGGTCGCGACGGCCGGTCGAGGAGCGGATCCAACCGCTGTTCCGGCTCAAAACGCTGCTCGAAGAGCATCAGGAAGAGCTCGCCGAGCAGCTCACGGCCGAACACGGCAAGACCCTCGCGGAGGCGCGCGGCGAACTCCGCCGCGGGATCGAGAACGTCGAGGTCGCCTGCGGGATCCCCTCGATGATGCAGTCCGGGACGCTCGCGAACGCTGCCCCCGGGATCGACGAGAGCGCGGTCCGCCAGCCCCTCGGCGTGTTCGCGGCGGTCACGCCGTTCAACTTCCCCGGGATGATCCCGCTGTGGTTCCTCCCCTACGCGGTCGCCACCGGCAACGCGTTCGTCCTCAAGCCGAGCGAGCGGACCCCGCTGACCGCGAAATATCTCTTCGAGTTGATCGACGAGGCGAGCTTCCCGGACGGCGTGGTCCAGCTCGTCCACGGCAGCCAGGCCACCGTCGAGGCGCTCATCGATCACGACGACGTCGCCGGCGTCTCGTTCGTCGGGAGCACGCCGGTCGCGCGGAGCGTCTACGAGCGCGCCGCGACCTCCGGCAAGCGGGTCCAGGCCCAGGGCGGCGCGAAAAACCACGTCATCGTCGCCGACTCCGCCGACGTCGCGTTCGCGGCCGAGCAGTCGATCTCCTCGGCGCTCGCGTGCTCCGGCGAGCGATGTCTCGCGAACGACATCGCACTCGTGGATCGGTCGGTTCACGAGGAGTACGTCGACCACCTCGTTCGACTCGCCGGCGACCAGGTCCTCGGCGACGGCACCGCTCCCGAGACGGATGTCGGCCCGCTCATCACGGCCGCACACGAGGAGCGCGTCCGCGAGCTCGTCGAGACCGGGATCGAGGAGGGGGCGGATCTGGTGTACGACGGCCGGGACGCGACGGCCGCGGCGGGCGGTTCGACAACCGAGGGCGACGCGGTCGAGGGAGACGCGGACGGAAACTATCTCGGTCCGTGCATCTTCGACGGCGTCACACCCGACATGACGCTCGCGCGCGAGGAGGTGTTCGGGCCGGTGTTCGGCGTCACGCCGGTCGACGACCTCGACGAGGCGCTCTCGGTTCTCAACCGGAGTCGGTTCGGGAACGCCGCGAGCCTGTTCACCGAACGCGGCGGCGACGCGCGGCGCTTCCGCCACGAGGCCGAGGCCGGCAACCTCGCGGTCAACGCGGGCACGGCCGCGCCGATGGCGTTCTTCCACTTCGGCGGGCAGAAGGACTCCTTCTTCGGCGATCTCCACGCCCAGGGCGAGGACATGATCCAGTTCTACACCGACAAGACGGTCTACATCGAGCGCTGGCCCGATCGGTGA
- a CDS encoding type 1 glutamine amidotransferase has product MILVLDDEVRPEYRYLAPEIARLLSESEYRVYADDAELPDLGAYEGVVISGSTASVYDTEHAWIPEQKHLVEACIERRVPLLGVCFGHQLVNAALGGEVVGRRRRATFVEMEVLEADSILDGVESVVPVLHSDLVVEPGDGMESTARTAYNDHFCTRHADAPVWTVQFHPEFTERVRDRPSDWTDGEHTFADSNATRVLDNFAAECDRRATESVAAGDD; this is encoded by the coding sequence ATGATCCTGGTCCTCGACGACGAAGTCAGGCCGGAGTATCGGTATCTCGCGCCCGAGATCGCCCGGCTCCTCTCGGAGAGCGAGTACCGCGTCTACGCCGACGACGCCGAACTGCCCGACCTCGGGGCGTACGAGGGAGTCGTCATCAGCGGCAGCACCGCGAGCGTCTACGACACCGAGCACGCGTGGATCCCGGAACAGAAGCACCTCGTCGAGGCGTGTATCGAGCGGCGCGTCCCGCTGCTCGGCGTCTGTTTCGGCCACCAGCTCGTGAACGCCGCGCTCGGTGGCGAGGTGGTCGGGCGGCGTCGCCGGGCGACGTTCGTCGAGATGGAGGTTCTGGAGGCGGACTCGATCCTCGACGGCGTCGAGTCCGTCGTGCCGGTGCTGCACTCGGATCTCGTGGTCGAGCCAGGCGACGGGATGGAGTCGACAGCACGGACCGCCTACAACGACCACTTCTGCACGCGGCACGCCGACGCACCCGTCTGGACCGTCCAGTTCCATCCGGAGTTCACCGAGCGCGTGAGGGATCGACCGAGCGACTGGACCGACGGCGAACACACGTTCGCGGACTCGAACGCGACCCGCGTGCTCGACAACTTCGCCGCCGAGTGCGACCGGCGAGCGACCGAGAGTGTGGCGGCGGGCGACGACTGA
- a CDS encoding aldehyde dehydrogenase family protein translates to MSTPTFTDTIDENHADAIERATADLAIEHWIDGRSSADGETFETVDPAVADPITTVARGDADDIDSAVAAARSAFDEEWRETTPQERSQYVHEWTAELRDHLDELTLLESLDTGKPLAYARDELTEALEQFEYYAAVAQAHEGSQLPQGADNHVYTRSEPYGVAGQILPWNYPLSLFGWKTGAALSAGNTVVCKPSEEAPLSITRAAQLSENILPDGVLNVVNGYGEEAGAALTDHAGVDKLSFTGSVPVGREVMAAGADQITPVTLELGGKSPYVVFPDADIEQAAETSASGIFYNTGQSCDACSRILVHEDVHDEFVDAFVETAEAWEPGDPLADGTTMGPLTFDDQHEKVSNYVDVGREEGAELILGGDGSAGIESDDGYFFEPTVFDDVDNDMRIAQEEIFGPVQCIITFADYEEAIELANDVEYGLASGVATQDASTAHRAAAEIEAGSVWINEYHGGGVGIPFGGYKASGIGRECGKDTLDEYTRTKSVNVALDDPLS, encoded by the coding sequence ATGAGCACACCGACATTCACCGACACCATCGACGAGAACCACGCGGACGCCATCGAGCGAGCCACCGCCGACCTCGCGATCGAGCACTGGATCGACGGGCGGAGTTCGGCCGACGGCGAGACGTTCGAGACCGTCGACCCTGCCGTTGCCGACCCCATCACGACAGTCGCCCGCGGGGATGCGGACGACATCGATTCGGCAGTAGCGGCTGCACGCTCGGCGTTCGACGAGGAGTGGCGCGAGACTACGCCCCAAGAACGCAGCCAGTACGTCCACGAGTGGACCGCCGAACTCCGGGACCATCTCGACGAACTCACCCTCCTGGAGAGCCTCGACACCGGGAAGCCGCTCGCGTACGCCCGCGACGAACTCACCGAGGCGCTCGAACAGTTCGAGTACTACGCCGCGGTCGCGCAGGCCCACGAGGGCTCTCAGCTCCCGCAGGGCGCGGACAACCACGTGTACACGCGGAGCGAACCCTACGGCGTCGCGGGCCAGATCCTGCCGTGGAACTACCCGCTCAGCCTGTTCGGCTGGAAGACCGGCGCGGCGCTTTCGGCGGGCAACACCGTCGTCTGCAAGCCCTCGGAGGAGGCCCCGCTGTCGATCACTCGTGCAGCACAGCTCTCCGAGAATATCCTCCCGGACGGCGTGCTCAACGTCGTCAACGGCTACGGCGAGGAGGCGGGCGCGGCGCTGACCGACCACGCCGGCGTCGACAAGCTCTCGTTCACCGGCTCGGTCCCGGTCGGCCGGGAAGTGATGGCCGCCGGCGCGGATCAGATCACACCGGTGACGCTCGAACTCGGCGGGAAATCACCCTACGTCGTCTTTCCGGACGCCGACATCGAGCAGGCCGCCGAGACCTCCGCGTCGGGCATCTTCTACAACACCGGCCAGTCGTGCGACGCGTGTTCGCGCATCCTCGTCCACGAGGACGTCCACGACGAGTTCGTCGATGCGTTCGTCGAGACCGCCGAGGCGTGGGAGCCTGGCGATCCGCTCGCCGACGGCACCACGATGGGGCCGCTGACGTTCGACGACCAGCACGAGAAGGTGTCGAACTACGTCGACGTCGGCCGCGAGGAGGGTGCGGAACTCATCCTTGGCGGTGACGGCAGTGCTGGGATCGAGAGCGACGACGGGTACTTCTTCGAGCCGACGGTGTTCGACGACGTCGACAACGACATGCGGATCGCCCAGGAGGAGATCTTCGGGCCGGTCCAGTGCATCATCACGTTCGCGGACTACGAGGAGGCGATCGAGCTCGCGAACGACGTCGAGTACGGGCTCGCCTCCGGCGTCGCCACCCAGGACGCATCGACCGCCCACCGCGCGGCGGCAGAGATCGAGGCCGGCAGCGTCTGGATCAACGAGTACCACGGCGGCGGCGTGGGCATCCCCTTCGGCGGGTACAAGGCCTCGGGGATCGGCCGGGAGTGTGGGAAGGACACCCTCGACGAGTACACCCGAACGAAGTCGGTCAACGTCGCCCTCGACGACCCGCTGTCGTAG
- a CDS encoding DUF7108 family protein yields the protein MGELPAAAVDEAERLTRLARAATDEAEREAYREERASVLADHGFTARIREEGSDAVLVCYPDEWLDDGTVRTDRIEDTDRAIERRLSGPGDPDDWRQVAAHNDRVVARVAERHGDVHAANARAFADFMSNHYARRIETATADERCEFREEYFVRNAWPSAEQRSAIEESLPLALDAARSFGSDSGQ from the coding sequence ATGGGTGAGCTCCCCGCCGCTGCCGTCGACGAGGCAGAGCGTCTCACCCGCCTCGCGCGCGCGGCGACCGACGAGGCCGAGCGCGAGGCGTACCGCGAGGAACGTGCGTCCGTCCTCGCCGACCACGGCTTCACCGCACGGATCCGCGAGGAGGGATCGGACGCAGTGCTCGTCTGCTACCCCGACGAATGGCTCGACGACGGAACGGTTCGGACCGACCGGATCGAGGACACCGATCGCGCGATCGAGCGCCGGCTCTCAGGGCCGGGCGATCCCGACGACTGGCGACAGGTCGCGGCCCACAACGATCGGGTGGTCGCCCGCGTCGCCGAGCGCCACGGCGACGTTCACGCCGCGAACGCCCGGGCGTTCGCCGACTTCATGAGCAACCACTACGCCCGCCGGATCGAGACCGCGACCGCGGACGAACGCTGCGAGTTCCGCGAGGAGTACTTCGTCCGCAACGCGTGGCCGTCGGCCGAACAGCGGTCGGCGATCGAGGAGTCACTCCCGCTCGCTCTCGACGCTGCACGCAGTTTCGGTTCCGACTCCGGACAGTAA
- the rnhA gene encoding ribonuclease HI gives MPVIECDAERARERLEAAGVAIESGNTDHERWRAARDDATAVAYEGKVVIQGNDPVRLAALLQETGGRAHCYFDGASRGNPGPAAIGWVIVTSEGIVDEGGERIDDTTNNRAEYEALLRVLDVAREYDFGTVDVRGDSQLVVEQVRGTWDTNEPALRERRVRVRELLDGFDDWSIEHVPREANDRADGLANEAFEDG, from the coding sequence ATGCCGGTCATCGAGTGTGACGCCGAGCGCGCCCGCGAACGGCTCGAAGCCGCTGGCGTAGCGATCGAGTCGGGCAACACCGATCACGAACGCTGGCGCGCCGCACGCGACGACGCGACCGCGGTCGCCTACGAGGGAAAGGTCGTGATTCAGGGGAACGATCCCGTCCGACTCGCGGCGCTGCTCCAGGAGACCGGCGGGCGCGCCCACTGCTATTTCGACGGCGCGTCGCGCGGAAACCCCGGCCCGGCGGCGATCGGGTGGGTCATCGTCACGAGCGAGGGGATCGTCGACGAGGGCGGCGAACGTATCGACGACACCACCAACAATCGCGCGGAGTACGAGGCCCTCCTCCGGGTGCTCGACGTCGCACGCGAGTACGACTTCGGTACGGTCGATGTCCGCGGCGACTCCCAGCTCGTCGTCGAGCAGGTTCGAGGGACGTGGGACACCAACGAACCCGCACTCCGCGAGCGCCGGGTTCGGGTCCGCGAGCTCCTCGACGGGTTCGACGACTGGTCGATCGAGCACGTCCCGCGCGAGGCGAACGATCGTGCCGACGGACTCGCCAACGAGGCGTTCGAGGATGGGTGA